The following proteins come from a genomic window of Nicotiana tomentosiformis chromosome 12, ASM39032v3, whole genome shotgun sequence:
- the LOC104117391 gene encoding uncharacterized protein codes for MCLNTAREVWSDINERFGQSNGSKYIQIQREISSASQGSFDIATYFTRMRALWDELNSAYVGPTCSYGILPKFIEDQYLFQFLSGLNESYSTAKSSIMLMCPLPSISKAYSLLQHDESQKENKPSNLGFSGDSVSFSATSSNSNLLGNHQHNAKSFNQRINFDQTRKSSSVSCKYCKKLRHTIDKYYRIHDFPNDFKFT; via the coding sequence ATGTGTCTCAACACTGCTAGAGAAGTGTGGAGTGACATAAATGAGAGGTTTGGACAATCCAATGGATCCAAATACATTCAAATCCAGAGGGAAATCAGTTCTGCCTCTCAAGGGTCTTTTGATATTGCTACTTATTTTACCAGAATGAGGGCTTTATGGGATGAATTGAACTCTGCTTATGTTGGTCCTACATGCTCTTATGGAATATTACCCAAATTCATTGAAGACCAATACCTTTTTCAATTCCTAAGTGGACTGAATGAGTCCTATTCCACAGCTAAGAGTAGCATCATGCTTATGTGTCCACTTCCTTCAATTAGCAAAGCATATTCTTTGCTTCAACATGATGAAAGCCAAAAAGAAAATAAGCCTTCAAATTTGGGTTTCTCTGGTGATTCAGTTTCCTTTTCTGCTACTTCATCGAACTCCAATCTTCTTGGAAACCACCAACATAATGCAAAATCTTTCAATCAAAGAATCAATTTTGATCAAACAAGGAAATCTTCTTCTGTGTCTTGCAAATACTGCAAGAAACTTAGGCACACAATAGACAAATACTATAGGATTCATGATTTTCCCAATGACTTCAAGTTCACCTAG